In Archocentrus centrarchus isolate MPI-CPG fArcCen1 chromosome 24, fArcCen1, whole genome shotgun sequence, one DNA window encodes the following:
- the LOC115773938 gene encoding prospero homeobox protein 1-like → MNQRVWSKAMYSSNNICLDDCAAEHLSSFQPDLVPSNSDASHVSLTLHRDSENMKTLSDSAYYSSVDAGLMYSSQLDLTSSRGSTSGHLSTRRHRSPAPTSYGHHDWNPNRGNQAKRARVENIIKGMTSPPGMYGPEVTTNEHEEIDCVHDDEKIQEALFLQRHMESTAPRQVTSKQLENQHQHLRQLRTRLTHLDGESEATNWNDPINISHSDAFTDSYSEFESSSSIKYQGWKKVKLMNYFQSKPERIKLMADVLKYELSRVVSKSVDSIFKSVPFLQTSPYDVENVKTDTPLQSLVCSDDKLRLAYCGTPEVQIPDVQTEALSLVVQKPELERSRSAAHHHPKSLTSFSNDAALQEDQGLEENHSMDHQHALRCLQDRCSEDGQSNFKSTEVHWNSVKVRSKVNSRSVRSPQTRAVSVDPVLLESIQLPHVKTESDSLVKSNLYMLNEGLTTNHLKKAKLMFFYTRYPSSLMLKMCFHDVQFTRSITSQLIKWFSNFREFYYIQMEKFARHALIEGVADVRGLTVGRESELFRALNRHYNKGSDFQVPERFLEVAEITLREFYVAISMGKDRDPSWKKAIYKVICKLDMDVPAEFKSPHSG, encoded by the exons ATGAATCAGAGAGTTTGGAGCAAAGCCATGTATTCCTCCAACAACATTTGCCTGGATGACTGTGCTGCAGAGCATCTCTCCTCTTTTCAGCCTGACCTTGTGCCATCAAATTCAGATGCATCACATGTTTCTTTGACCTTACACAGAGACagtgagaacatgaaaacactaTCAGATAGTGCTTATTATAGCAGTGTAGATGCTGGCTTGATGTATTCCAGTCAGCTGGATCTCACTTCATCGAGAGGCAGCACCAGCGGACATTTATCCACGAGAAGACACCGGTCTCCTGCACCCACTTCTTATGGTCATCATGACTGGAACCCGAACAGAGGCAATCAGGCAAAGCGTGCCAGAGTAGAAAATATCATCAAAGGTATGACCAGCCCTCCTGGCATGTACGGCCCAGAAGTGACAACAAACGAGCATGAAGAGATTGACTGTGTGCATGATGATGAAAAGATTCAAGAAGCGCTTTTCCTTCAGAGACACATGGAAAGCACGGCTCCAAGACAGGTAACAAGCAAGCAGCTCGAGAACCAGCATCAGCACCTCAGACAGCTCAGAACAAGGTTGACTCACCTGGATGGAGAAAGTGAAGCCACAAACTGGAATGATCCCATTAATATATCTCATAGTGATGCATTTACAGATTCATACAGTGAGTTTGAGAGCAGCTCAAGTATAAAATATCAAGGATGGAAAAAGGTTAAGCTGATGAACTACTTCCAATCCAAACCGGAACGGATAAAGCTGATGGCAGATGTTTTGAAGTATGAACTGTCCAGGGTTGTCAGCAAGAGCGTCGACTCCATTTTCAAAAGCGTGCCGTTTTTACAGACATCACCATATGATGTGGAAAATGTCAAGACTGATACGCCTCTTCAGTCACTGGTGTGCAGTGATGATAAGTTAAGACTTGCATACTGTGGTACTCCAGAGGTACAAATCCCAGATGTTCAAACAGAAGCTCTGTCTCTGGTTGTGCAAAAACCGGAACTGGAAAGATCCAGGTCGGCAGCTCACCACCATCCAAAATCCCTAACCTCCTTCAGCAATGACGCCGCTCTGCAGGAAGATCAAGGATTGGAGGAGAATCACAGCATGGACCATCAACATGCTCTCAGATGCCTGCAGGACAGATGCTCTGAAGATGGTCAGTCAAATTTTAAGTCAACTGAGGTGCACTGGAATTCAGTCAAAGTAAGATCAAAGGTCAACTCCAGATCTGTGAGAAGTCCGCAGACTCGTGCTGTGTCCGTGGATCCGGTGCTTTTGGAAAGCATTCAACTTCCTCATGTGAAGACCGAGTCTGATAGCCTGGTGAAAAGCAACCTGTACATGCTGAAT GAGGGTCTGACCACAAACCATCTGAAGAAAGCAAAGCTTATGTTCTTCTACACTCGATACCCGAGTTCACTGATGCTGAAGATGTGTTTCCATGACGTACAG TTCACACGCTCCATCACCTCTCAGCTCATCAAGTGGTTCAGTAACTTCAGGGAGTTTTACTACATCCAGATGGAGAAGTTTGCTCGACACGCTCTCATTGAAGGAGTGGCGGACGTGAGGGGTCTGACTGTGGGGAGAGAATCAGAACTTTTCAGGGCTCTCAACAGGCACTACAACAAAGGCAGTGACTTCCAG GTGCCTGAGAGATTCCTGGAAGTTGCTGAGATTACACTGAGAGAGTTCTACGTTGCCATTTCAATGGGCAAAGATCGCGATCCATCCTGGAAGAAAGCAATCTACAAGGTCATCTGTAAACTGGACATGGATGTGCCAGCTGAATTCAAAAGTCCTCACTCTGGATAA
- the LOC115773939 gene encoding dihydrolipoyllysine-residue succinyltransferase component of 2-oxoglutarate dehydrogenase complex, mitochondrial-like, giving the protein MLSRSPRVYRTLCRSLSAACQVSSVLVPQSASGHAVCSQIVYRKSQLCDFPSSVNISQIRYFKTSALHRDEVVTVKTPAFAESVTEGDVRWEKAVGDSVTEDEVVCEIETDKTSVQVPAPATGVIEELLVPDGGKVEGGTPLFKLRKGAAAAKAAPSPATDAPPPAAETSPPSPPPPPPSAPAATPPVPPQPTQAKPVAAVKPSAAAPAPTAAPSAPGVRGESRVKMNRMRLRIAQRLKEAQNTCAMLTTFNEVDMSNIQELRNLYKDAFLKKHNTKLGFMSAFVKAAAHALTDQPAVNAFIDDTTKEIVYRDYVDISVAVATPKGLVVPVIRNAETMNFADIEKAINALGEKARKNELAVEDMDGGTFTISNGGVFGSLFGTPIINPPQSAILGMHGIFDRPVAVNGKVEIRPMMYVALTYDHRLIDGREAVTFLRKIKAVVEDPQVLLLDM; this is encoded by the exons ATGTTATCGCGATCTCCGCGTGTTTACCGGACGCTGTGCCGTTCCCTGTCAGCGGCCTGTCAG GTCAGTAGTGTGCTGGTCCCACAGAGTGCTTCAG GTCACGCTGTCTGCAGCCAGATAGTTTACAGGAAATCTCAGCT ATGCGATTTTCCATCATCAGTCAATATCTCCCAAATAAGATACTTTAAGACATCTGCTCTTCACA GGGATGAAGTGGTCACAGTCAAAACTCCTGCATTCGCAGAATCAGTTACAGAGGGGGACGTGAGGTGGGAGAAAG ctgtgGGTGACTCTGTGACAGAAGATGAAGTGGTTTGTGAAATCGAGACTGACAAG ACCTCAGTGCAAGTCCCCGCTCCTGCCACCGGTGTAATCGAGGAATTACTGGTGCCTGATGGAGGGAAGGTAGAAGGAGGAACGCCCCTCTTTAAACTCCGGAAAGGAG ctgctgctgccaaaGCTGCCCCCTCCCCAGCTACAGATGCACCACCTCCAGCAGCCGAAACCTCTCCTCCAtctccaccccctcctccacccTCAGCCCCTGCTGCCACACCTCCAGTGCCACCACAGCCCACCCAAGCCAAGCCTG TTGCTGCTGTCAAACCCAGTGCTGCAGCTCCAGCCCCCACAGCAGCTCCTTCAGCACCAGGAGTCAGAGGAGAAAGCAGG GTGAAGATGAACCGTATGAGACTGAGGATCGCTCAGAGGCTGAAGGAGGCTCAAAACACCTGCGCCATGCTGACCACCTTCAACGAGGTGGATATGAG CAACATTCAGGAGTTGAGGAATCTCTACAAGGATGCTTTCTTAAAGAAGCACAACACCAAACTGGGTTTTATGTCAGCGTTTGTTAAAGCTGCTGCGCACGCTCTGACCGACCAACCTGCTGTCAACGCCT TTATTGACGACACAACCAAAGAGATTGTCTACAGAGATTACGTAGATATTAGTGTTGCTGTGGCCACTCCTAAG GGGCTTGTCGTACCTGTGATCCGTAACGCTGAGACCATGAACTTCGCAGACATTGAGAAAGCCATCAATGCACTGGGAGAAAAG GCTCGTAAAAATGAGCTTGCTGTAGAAGATATGGATGGAGGCACTTTCACCATCAGCAACGGTGGCGTGTTTGGTTCATTGTTTGGCACACCCATCATTAACCCCCCGCAGTCTGCCATCCTGGGCATGCACGGCATCTTTGACAGACCTGTGGCCGTTAATGGCAAA GTTGAGATCCGGCCCATGATGTACGTGGCGCTGACATACGATCACCGACTCATTGACGGCAGAGAAGCCGTCACCTTTTTACGTAAGATTAAAGCAGTGGTAGAAGATCCACAAGTGCTGCTCCTGGACATGTGA